From a region of the Hymenobacter jejuensis genome:
- the asnS gene encoding asparagine--tRNA ligase: MSLRRSSVQELLRSQELEREVLVKGWVRTRRGNKYVQFIAVNDGSTIHNLQVVADAEKFPEETLKDVATGACVAVRGQLVASQGKGQTVEIQAIDIEVLGKADPETYPLQKKGHSLEFLREIAHLRPRTNTFGAVLRVRHALAFAIHQYFNDHGFYYVHTPIITGSDAEGAGQMFRVTTLPPEHPPRTADGSVDYKEDFFGKQTNLTVSGQLEGEIAALALGKVYTFGPTFRAENSNTARHLAEFWMIEPEMAFYDLQDNMDLAEDFLKSLVRYALEKCPDDLQFLNDQYDKELLGRLQFVVDNGFQRLTYTEAVEILKGAKQKFEFPVDWGTDLQSEHERYLVEKHFKKPVILTDYPKDIKAFYMKLNDDNRTVRAMDVLFPGIGEIIGGSQREENLEKLQARMAQMNVPEEELWWYLDLRRFGSAPHAGFGLGFERLVLFVTGMANIRDVIPFPRFPKNAEF, from the coding sequence CAACGACGGCTCTACCATCCATAATCTACAGGTAGTAGCCGACGCGGAGAAATTTCCGGAAGAAACCCTGAAGGACGTCGCAACCGGTGCCTGCGTGGCCGTGCGAGGCCAGCTTGTAGCCTCGCAAGGCAAAGGCCAAACGGTTGAAATACAAGCAATTGATATTGAGGTACTTGGCAAAGCCGACCCCGAAACGTATCCGTTGCAGAAGAAAGGCCACTCGCTGGAGTTTTTGCGCGAGATTGCCCATCTGCGCCCGCGTACCAACACCTTTGGGGCCGTGTTGCGCGTGCGCCATGCCTTGGCGTTTGCCATTCACCAGTACTTCAACGACCACGGCTTCTACTACGTGCACACGCCCATCATCACCGGCTCCGACGCCGAGGGTGCGGGCCAGATGTTCCGCGTAACCACGTTGCCCCCCGAGCATCCGCCGCGCACCGCCGACGGCTCGGTAGACTATAAAGAGGACTTCTTTGGGAAGCAGACAAACCTGACCGTTTCAGGCCAGCTGGAAGGCGAAATTGCGGCGTTGGCGCTGGGCAAGGTGTACACGTTCGGGCCTACTTTCCGGGCCGAAAATTCCAACACGGCGCGCCACCTGGCCGAGTTCTGGATGATTGAGCCGGAGATGGCGTTCTACGACTTGCAGGACAACATGGACTTGGCCGAGGATTTCCTCAAGAGCCTCGTGCGCTACGCTCTGGAGAAATGCCCGGACGACTTGCAGTTTCTCAACGATCAGTACGACAAGGAGTTACTGGGTCGCTTGCAGTTTGTGGTCGACAACGGTTTCCAGCGCCTTACCTACACCGAGGCCGTTGAGATTCTGAAAGGAGCCAAGCAGAAGTTTGAGTTTCCCGTTGATTGGGGCACCGATTTGCAGAGCGAGCACGAGCGCTACCTAGTCGAGAAGCACTTTAAAAAGCCCGTCATCCTGACCGACTACCCAAAGGATATCAAGGCTTTCTACATGAAGCTCAACGACGACAACCGCACGGTGCGCGCCATGGACGTCCTGTTTCCCGGCATTGGCGAAATCATCGGGGGTTCGCAGCGTGAAGAAAACCTGGAAAAGCTTCAGGCGCGCATGGCCCAGATGAATGTGCCCGAAGAAGAGCTCTGGTGGTACCTCGACCTGCGCCGTTTCGGCTCGGCCCCGCACGCTGGCTTCGGGCTGGGCTTCGAGCGCTTGGTACTCTTTGTAACGGGCATGGCCAACATCCGCGACGTGATTCCTTTCCCGCGCTTCCCGAAGAACGCTGAATTTTAA